In a single window of the Salmo trutta chromosome 23, fSalTru1.1, whole genome shotgun sequence genome:
- the LOC115159266 gene encoding uncharacterized protein LOC115159266 has product MTFKGDKWSAEGPNCALLFLKHFRKPQYRNFTFIAHNSRAYDSYLLLNPLIQQGVAPSVIAQGSKILCFVDPAFNQRYIDSLSFLPMRLAQMPEALGFENSVKGFFPHFFTSEENLHYIGSYPRPKMYGCDQMSPKERERFMTWYETVCHSTFDFHKEMESYCDNDVVILCEGCLRFREEVIKDAGIDPWSCTTIASACMKTYRTHFLLLASIAIPSPDNYRRQFKSYSSGSIQWLEYLTQDKDIFIQHALNRGEKAFGAYHVDGYTQIDGVETVFEYNGCFFHGCKSCFEPQAMCVLTQNTFWEMYQEFQDKLESLQATYGLKVNVMWEHEWTALKKSDPHVRAFLSSFDTPEPLEPRQALYGGRTNALTLRYVAQPDETIGYVDFTSLYPYVMSSSCYPMGHPEMIHRDFDLPQNYFGLIKATVYTPRGLFIPVLPYKGPQGKLFFPLSRTGRENNNQEKPCDHSDQERALTGVWVTVEFSKALEMGYRVAKIFEVWNFSRKSDTLFKEYIKTFLRCKQMASGYPASVTDQESKDK; this is encoded by the coding sequence ATGACTTTCAAGGGTGATAAGTGGTCAGCAGAGGGACCCAATTGTGCACTCCTCTTTCTAAAACACTTCAGAAAACCCCAGTACAGAAACTTCACGTTTATAGCGCACAATTCTAGAGCATATGATTCATACCTTCTTTTGAACCCTCTGATACAGCAAGGCGTTGCACCCAGTGTCATAGCTCAAGGTAGTAAAATCTTGTGTTTTGTAGACCCCGCTTTCAACCAGAGATACATTGACAGTTTAAGCTTCTTACCCATGAGATTGGCTCAAATGCCTGAGGCCTTGGGTTTTGAGAACTCTGTGAAAGGTTTTTTCCCCCATTTTTTTACATCTGAGGAGAATCTACATTATATTGGCTCTTATCCGAGACCCAAAATGTACGGGTGTGATCAAATGTCTcccaaagagcgagagagattcaTGACATGGTACGAGACAGTATGTCACAGCACTTTTGATTTCCACAAAGAGATGGAGTCATACTGTGACAACGATGTAGTTATACTTTGTGAAGGATGCCTCAGATTCAGAGAAGAGGTAATCAAAGATGCAGGCATTGACCCCTGGAGTTGTACAACTATTGCATCGGCATGCATGAAAACCTATCGTACACACTTTCTACTTCTAGCATCTATAGCTATCCCCTCGCCTGACAACTACCGACGCCAATTCAAGTCATACTCTAGTGGCTCCATTCAGTGGTTGGAGTACTTGACCCAGGATAAAGACATTTTTATTCAACATGCTTTGAATAGGGGTGAGAAGGCATTTGGGGCTTATCATGTAGATGGATACACACAGATTGACGGTGTTGAGACCGTGTTTGAGTACAACGGTTGTTTCTTCCACGGTTGTAAATCTTGCTTTGAGCCACAGGCCATGTGTGTCCTAACCCAAAATACTTTTTGGGAAATGTACCAAGAGTTTCAAGACAAATTGGAATCTTTACAGGCTACTTACGGTTTGAAAGTGAATGTTATGTGGGAGCATGAGTGGACCGCACTCAAAAAGTCAGATCCTCATGTTCGAGCTTTCCTTTCCAGCTTTGACACACCAGAACCCTTGGAACCACGACAGGCCTTGTATGGAGGCCGTACCAATGCTTTGACCTTGCGGTATGTAGCGCAACCAGACGAGACAATAGGATATGTAGATTTTACATCTCTTTATCCTTATGTAATGAGTTCCTCATGCTATCCTATGGGGCATCCTGAAATGATTCACCGCGACTTTGACTTACCCCAAAACTATTTTGGTCTGATCAAAGCAACTGTCTACACTCCTAGGGGTTTGTTTATACCAGTGTTGCCTTACAAGGGACCTCAAGGAAAACTTTTCTTTCCCCTAAGTCGCACCGGCAGAGAAAACAACAACCAGGAAAAGCCTTGTGATCACTCAGATCAGGAAAGAGCCCTGACAGGTGTATGGGTCACAGTTGAATTCTCTAAGGCTCTAGAGATGGGGTATCGTGTGGCCAAAATCTTTGAAGTGTGGAACTTTTCCAGGAAATCAGACACTCTTTTTAAAGAGTACATCAAGACCTTCTTGAGATGCAAGCAAATGGCTTCAGGCTATCCGGCATCGGTCACAGATCAAGAGAGCAAAGACAAGTAA